From the Flavimarina sp. Hel_I_48 genome, one window contains:
- a CDS encoding ABC transporter permease, whose protein sequence is MLIYLRVLKESLAFAINALRNNILRTMLSLLGVTIGIFSIIGVLAAVDSLKAEIKGSLSSLDNSTMILMRFSFGPSEIPQWKREQFPDVTYDEYQFIKREVPDLAAVSFSLNVAQETIKYGDKLVTGVSINPATEGYNDIETLQFVDGRFFNESESNRGAPVIILGDEIREGLFGSTVNPLGKEVRLYGQRLTVIGVLKKEGSSLFGPSKDGMVILPVNIVRRIYGSNNKSAFPQINVRPEEGTDIPEFTAVLAQRLRQFRGLKPGEVNNFFVNQLQGFADFVDNITGTMSTIGGFIGLFSLLVGGFGIANIMFVSVKERTNLIGIQKALGAKNRFILLQFLFESIILAILGGLIGLFLVWIITLIASQFTGDFEFILSLKNIFYGMFSSIFIGLIAGIVPAVMASRLDPVEAIRTGM, encoded by the coding sequence ATGTTAATTTACCTCAGGGTTTTAAAAGAGAGTCTTGCGTTTGCGATAAATGCGTTGCGCAACAATATACTGCGCACCATGCTGTCCCTTCTGGGAGTGACCATAGGTATTTTTAGTATTATAGGTGTGCTTGCCGCTGTAGATTCCCTTAAAGCAGAGATCAAGGGCAGCTTATCTTCATTAGATAACAGCACGATGATCCTCATGCGGTTTTCTTTTGGCCCATCTGAAATCCCTCAGTGGAAAAGAGAACAATTTCCCGATGTTACTTATGATGAGTACCAGTTTATAAAACGGGAAGTACCTGATCTTGCTGCCGTTTCTTTTAGCCTAAACGTGGCTCAAGAAACTATTAAATATGGCGACAAATTGGTGACCGGAGTAAGTATAAATCCTGCAACAGAGGGTTATAACGATATTGAGACCTTACAGTTTGTTGATGGTCGTTTCTTCAACGAATCTGAATCTAATAGGGGGGCTCCAGTAATTATCCTAGGCGATGAAATTAGGGAAGGTTTATTTGGCAGTACAGTAAATCCATTGGGAAAAGAAGTGCGTCTTTATGGTCAACGTTTAACAGTAATCGGAGTTTTGAAAAAAGAAGGTTCGAGTCTATTTGGACCTTCTAAAGATGGTATGGTCATTTTGCCGGTCAATATAGTAAGACGTATCTACGGTAGTAATAATAAATCGGCATTTCCACAAATAAATGTACGTCCTGAGGAAGGAACTGATATACCAGAATTCACTGCGGTTCTTGCACAGCGCCTGCGTCAGTTTAGAGGACTTAAACCTGGTGAGGTCAACAATTTTTTTGTTAACCAGTTGCAGGGATTCGCAGATTTTGTGGATAATATTACGGGCACTATGTCCACCATTGGCGGGTTTATAGGCTTGTTTTCCTTATTGGTAGGTGGCTTTGGGATAGCGAACATCATGTTTGTTAGCGTAAAAGAACGAACGAATCTAATAGGTATTCAAAAAGCATTGGGCGCAAAAAACCGCTTTATCCTCTTACAGTTTCTTTTTGAGTCTATCATACTGGCGATTCTTGGCGGACTTATAGGTTTATTCCTGGTATGGATCATAACCCTGATAGCATCGCAATTTACGGGTGATTTTGAATTTATACTTTCCCTCAAAAATATATTCTACGGAATGTTTTCTTCCATTTTCATTGGTCTTATTGCCGGTATAGTTCCTGCGGTAATGGCGTCGCGCCTGGATCCTGTTGAAGCGATACGCACAGGAATGTAA
- the xrtF gene encoding exosortase family protein XrtF, producing the protein MIELLGKYKSVLRFILTFLGTYIILTLLYSMYLEQAESQLYYPDYITHVVAQQCNWLLNAIGYQAMILPHAEEAAMNLMVNDQLMARVVEGCNSISVIILFWSFVLAFYNGLKRTLVFIILGSMGIYVINILRIVLLVMAIYEYPEYTEFLHTIIFPAAIYGFVFLLWLYWVAIFKGKNHG; encoded by the coding sequence TTGATAGAATTACTGGGCAAATATAAGTCGGTACTCCGATTTATCCTTACTTTTTTAGGTACCTATATTATACTAACCTTGCTTTACAGTATGTATCTGGAGCAAGCTGAAAGCCAATTGTACTATCCTGATTACATTACTCATGTGGTAGCACAACAATGCAACTGGTTGTTGAACGCTATAGGATATCAAGCCATGATACTCCCGCATGCTGAGGAGGCCGCTATGAATTTAATGGTAAATGACCAGCTCATGGCGCGCGTGGTAGAAGGTTGTAATAGCATAAGCGTGATCATACTTTTCTGGTCTTTTGTATTGGCTTTCTACAACGGATTAAAAAGAACACTTGTTTTTATCATTCTGGGTAGCATGGGAATCTATGTGATCAACATTTTAAGAATCGTGCTATTGGTGATGGCAATTTATGAGTACCCTGAGTATACAGAATTTCTGCATACTATAATTTTTCCAGCAGCTATTTATGGTTTTGTATTTTTATTATGGCTTTACTGGGTAGCTATATTTAAAGGTAAAAATCATGGGTAA
- the secG gene encoding preprotein translocase subunit SecG — translation MFLIFLGLIVIVAFLLIVVIMVQNPKGGGLSSSFGGGGTQQVGGVKKTTDFLDKSTWALATLLLVLILISNVTIFGRGDSSESKIIQGSDVENIVPAAPAQEAPQNIAPSTTEDNTDN, via the coding sequence ATGTTTTTAATATTTTTAGGACTCATTGTGATAGTGGCATTTTTGCTGATCGTAGTGATTATGGTACAGAACCCAAAAGGTGGCGGATTATCCTCTTCATTTGGTGGAGGAGGCACCCAGCAAGTAGGAGGCGTTAAGAAAACCACAGACTTTCTTGACAAAAGCACCTGGGCATTGGCAACTCTTTTGCTTGTGCTTATCCTAATTTCAAATGTAACTATTTTTGGCCGTGGGGATTCATCAGAATCCAAGATCATCCAGGGCTCTGATGTTGAGAATATAGTACCTGCAGCTCCTGCCCAGGAAGCACCTCAAAATATTGCTCCATCAACTACAGAAGACAATACCGACAATTAA
- the groL gene encoding chaperonin GroEL (60 kDa chaperone family; promotes refolding of misfolded polypeptides especially under stressful conditions; forms two stacked rings of heptamers to form a barrel-shaped 14mer; ends can be capped by GroES; misfolded proteins enter the barrel where they are refolded when GroES binds): MAKDIKFDIKARDGIKRGVDALANAVKVTLGPKGRNVIINKSFGAPQVTKDGVSVAKEIELKDPLENMGAQMVKEVASKTNDLAGDGTTTATVLAQAIVTEGLKNVAAGANPMDLKRGIDKAVAAITANLEQQAVEVGNSSEKIKQVASISANNDDVIGDLIAKAFGKVGKEGVITVEEAKGTDTYVDVVEGMQFDRGYLSPYFVTDSEKMQTELENPYILLFDKKISSMKDLLPVLEPVAQSGKPLLIIAEDVDGEALATLVVNKLRGALKIAAVKAPGFGDRRKAMLEDIAILTGGTVISEERGFTLENTTIDMLGTAETVTLDKDTTTLVNGAGKKEDIQARVSQIKSQIETTTSDYDREKLQERLAKLAGGVAVLYVGAASEIEMKEKKDRVDDALHATRAAVEEGIVAGGGVAYVRAKKSLENLETINMDETTGVQIVFKAIEAPLRTIVSNAGGEGSVVIAKVIEGKENFGYDAKTETYVDMLKEGIIDPKKVTRIALENAASVAGMILTTECALFDIPEENAGGGGQMPGGMGGGMPGMM; the protein is encoded by the coding sequence ATGGCAAAAGACATAAAATTTGATATTAAAGCACGCGACGGGATCAAACGTGGCGTAGATGCATTAGCAAACGCAGTAAAAGTAACCCTGGGGCCAAAAGGTCGTAATGTTATCATCAATAAATCCTTTGGCGCACCACAAGTGACTAAGGATGGTGTAAGCGTTGCAAAAGAAATAGAGTTAAAAGATCCGCTCGAAAATATGGGCGCTCAGATGGTAAAAGAAGTTGCTTCTAAAACCAACGATCTTGCGGGTGACGGTACCACTACCGCAACCGTACTTGCTCAGGCAATCGTAACAGAAGGCCTTAAAAACGTAGCTGCCGGTGCAAATCCTATGGATTTAAAGCGTGGTATTGACAAAGCTGTAGCTGCCATTACCGCTAATCTTGAACAACAAGCTGTTGAAGTAGGAAATTCTTCTGAAAAAATTAAGCAAGTTGCTTCAATTTCTGCCAATAATGATGATGTTATAGGTGATTTGATTGCCAAAGCATTTGGAAAAGTTGGTAAAGAAGGAGTAATTACCGTAGAAGAAGCTAAAGGTACAGATACCTATGTGGATGTAGTTGAAGGTATGCAGTTTGACCGTGGTTACCTTTCCCCCTATTTTGTTACTGATAGTGAGAAAATGCAAACTGAACTGGAGAATCCATATATCTTGCTTTTTGACAAGAAGATTTCTTCAATGAAAGATTTGCTTCCTGTATTGGAGCCTGTTGCACAATCAGGTAAGCCGTTGCTTATCATCGCAGAGGATGTAGATGGTGAGGCACTTGCGACTTTAGTGGTGAACAAATTACGTGGTGCGCTTAAAATTGCAGCTGTAAAAGCTCCAGGCTTTGGCGACCGTCGCAAAGCAATGCTAGAAGATATCGCAATCCTTACTGGTGGTACCGTAATAAGCGAAGAGCGTGGGTTTACATTAGAGAATACCACTATTGATATGCTGGGTACTGCAGAGACCGTGACTCTGGATAAAGACACGACCACTCTTGTAAACGGTGCTGGTAAAAAAGAGGATATTCAGGCACGTGTAAGTCAGATTAAATCTCAGATCGAGACGACCACAAGTGATTATGACCGTGAAAAACTTCAGGAGCGTCTTGCTAAATTAGCAGGTGGTGTTGCCGTACTTTATGTAGGTGCTGCTTCAGAAATTGAAATGAAGGAGAAAAAAGACCGCGTAGATGATGCACTTCACGCAACCAGAGCAGCGGTTGAAGAAGGAATCGTAGCTGGTGGTGGAGTAGCATATGTACGTGCTAAAAAGTCACTTGAAAACCTTGAAACGATCAATATGGACGAGACAACTGGTGTTCAGATCGTATTCAAAGCTATTGAGGCTCCACTGCGCACCATCGTTTCTAACGCAGGTGGTGAAGGTTCTGTAGTTATTGCAAAAGTAATTGAAGGAAAAGAAAACTTTGGTTATGACGCGAAAACGGAAACTTACGTAGATATGCTTAAAGAAGGTATTATTGATCCTAAGAAAGTAACCAGAATTGCCCTTGAGAACGCGGCTTCAGTTGCTGGAATGATCCTTACTACCGAATGTGCCCTTTTTGACATCCCAGAAGAAAACGCTGGTGGTGGTGGCCAAATGCCCGGAGGGATGGGCGGCGGTATGCCAGGCATGATGTAA
- a CDS encoding GAF domain-containing protein, with amino-acid sequence MTFEALKPQVSDILNNNAIEADERLQKVCDLLKENIAHYNWVGFYFRNGDKPELLLRKFAGKQTDHTVIPFGRGICGQVALSNQNFVVPDVAAQDNYIACSIDVKSEIVVPLFVNGENIGQIDIDSNTPDPFTKEDERFLEWVNKEVALILE; translated from the coding sequence ATGACATTCGAAGCACTAAAACCCCAGGTATCAGATATTTTAAATAATAATGCGATTGAAGCAGATGAGCGTTTACAGAAAGTCTGTGATCTATTAAAAGAAAATATAGCGCATTACAACTGGGTAGGTTTTTATTTTAGGAATGGAGATAAACCTGAACTTTTACTTAGAAAATTTGCCGGCAAACAAACAGATCATACCGTAATCCCCTTTGGTCGCGGTATTTGCGGACAGGTAGCTCTTTCAAACCAAAATTTTGTTGTTCCAGACGTTGCCGCTCAGGACAATTACATAGCATGCAGTATTGATGTAAAGTCTGAAATCGTGGTTCCGTTATTTGTAAATGGAGAGAACATAGGTCAAATAGATATTGACTCGAACACACCAGATCCCTTTACTAAGGAGGACGAGCGTTTTCTGGAATGGGTCAATAAAGAAGTTGCGCTGATTTTAGAATAA
- a CDS encoding DUF3347 domain-containing protein: MKKILVYSLAAFLMACGENKSENKAQEQLIEVDTMAQKKELNKHVSAERSAVIDDELASSVYDQYNKIKTALVNSDAKTAKMVAVELLKSTGPELESTGLRESISIMANTQDIEEQRKSFSAFTAVVKNMVEGKISSGTIYYDYCPMAFNGKGAYWLANEEQIQNPYFGDKMLNCGTVEGKLE, translated from the coding sequence ATGAAAAAAATACTTGTTTATAGCCTGGCAGCCTTTTTAATGGCCTGCGGTGAAAATAAATCGGAAAATAAAGCACAGGAGCAACTTATAGAAGTCGACACTATGGCGCAGAAAAAGGAACTGAATAAACATGTTTCCGCAGAGAGAAGTGCGGTCATAGATGATGAACTCGCATCATCTGTATATGATCAATACAATAAGATTAAGACCGCCCTGGTTAATTCTGATGCTAAAACCGCTAAAATGGTTGCGGTAGAATTACTGAAATCTACCGGGCCAGAGCTTGAATCTACGGGTCTTAGGGAAAGTATTTCTATAATGGCAAATACCCAGGATATTGAGGAGCAACGGAAAAGTTTCTCCGCATTCACTGCGGTTGTAAAGAACATGGTGGAAGGTAAAATATCATCAGGCACCATCTACTATGACTATTGCCCAATGGCATTTAATGGAAAGGGTGCGTACTGGTTAGCTAATGAGGAACAGATACAGAATCCGTATTTTGGCGATAAGATGCTCAATTGCGGAACAGTAGAAGGCAAATTGGAATAA
- the groES gene encoding co-chaperone GroES has product MGVNIKPLSDRVLIEPMAAETKTASGLYIPDTAKEKPQRGKVIAVGSGKKDHDMTVKEGDTVLYGKYSGTELKLEGTDYLIMREEDILAIV; this is encoded by the coding sequence ATGGGAGTAAACATCAAACCACTTTCAGACCGGGTCTTAATTGAACCTATGGCTGCAGAGACTAAAACAGCTTCAGGACTCTATATCCCTGATACAGCTAAAGAAAAGCCACAGCGTGGTAAAGTAATTGCAGTAGGAAGCGGTAAAAAAGATCACGATATGACCGTTAAGGAAGGTGACACCGTACTTTATGGTAAATATTCTGGTACTGAACTTAAATTAGAAGGTACAGATTATCTTATCATGCGTGAAGAAGATATCCTGGCCATAGTATAA
- a CDS encoding exosortase F system-associated membrane protein, which produces MGKWSKIGIVFLLFIALCLVRFFEERLFYDPLLVYFKGGYLEENQLPSLQLWEVFISISFRFWLNTIISLLILYVAFAEVAIVKFSLVFYVFVYIVLLSAYFYLLNNYSPDRYLTLFYVRRFLIQPLFVILLLPAFYYQSQIRE; this is translated from the coding sequence ATGGGTAAATGGTCTAAAATTGGAATAGTTTTTCTTTTGTTCATAGCCCTTTGCCTGGTGCGTTTTTTTGAAGAACGTTTATTTTACGATCCGTTGCTCGTTTATTTTAAAGGTGGTTACCTTGAAGAAAATCAATTGCCATCACTTCAACTATGGGAGGTTTTTATTTCTATAAGTTTTCGGTTTTGGCTAAATACGATCATCTCGCTGCTTATTCTTTATGTGGCTTTTGCCGAAGTCGCGATCGTAAAATTTTCGCTGGTTTTCTACGTCTTTGTATATATTGTTCTTTTAAGCGCTTACTTCTATCTTTTAAATAATTACAGCCCAGACCGTTATCTTACACTTTTTTATGTGCGGCGGTTTTTGATTCAGCCTTTGTTTGTGATCCTTTTGTTGCCGGCTTTTTATTATCAAAGCCAAATACGGGAATAG